The following proteins are encoded in a genomic region of Bacteroidia bacterium:
- a CDS encoding delta-aminolevulinic acid dehydratase, producing the protein MLKGRIELLEKYMVRNQFKGHDPYDGLMSPLFKLPFLRSNHTLRFLSQQLIKRSPFNLRPFLLIPPGENPVTLGLSIQAYTMLIDADAARKNYYETQVEYLLGRLEFHSDKTYHGDCWGYDFDWAARHTSIPAYKPTVVATGIIVNALFLYYQHNPNPRVKKLILSSADFVLKDLYRTIDSENDICLSYSPFDKQIVFNASLKGSRLLAQCYYLTKDLKYLEIAKRTMSFVMKNQREDGAWVYSKSKEGGWVDNYHTGYVLDCAKEYSQLTGDIGFNQQIQTGFEYYLRHFFLDSGMPKFYDKETYPIDCTSAAQSILTLVKFNKIELADKVANWMMKEMQDQEGYFYFRKFKHHTERQSFMRWSNAWMFAALSTLLKTHEN; encoded by the coding sequence ATGTTAAAAGGGAGAATTGAATTGTTGGAAAAATACATGGTTAGAAACCAGTTCAAAGGACATGACCCTTATGATGGCTTAATGTCTCCATTATTTAAGCTGCCTTTCTTGCGTTCCAACCACACCCTTCGGTTTTTGTCCCAACAATTAATAAAGCGATCACCATTCAACCTGAGGCCATTTTTATTAATTCCGCCCGGAGAGAATCCGGTTACGCTAGGCTTAAGTATTCAGGCCTATACCATGCTGATTGATGCAGATGCTGCCAGGAAGAACTATTATGAGACCCAAGTTGAATATTTACTTGGTAGGCTTGAATTTCATTCGGATAAAACCTATCATGGGGATTGTTGGGGATATGATTTTGATTGGGCTGCCAGACACACCTCCATTCCTGCATACAAACCAACAGTTGTAGCAACCGGAATCATAGTAAATGCGCTTTTTTTATATTATCAACATAACCCTAACCCAAGGGTAAAAAAGTTAATACTTTCATCGGCCGATTTCGTTTTAAAAGACCTTTATAGAACAATTGACTCAGAAAATGACATTTGCCTTTCTTACTCTCCTTTTGATAAACAGATTGTTTTCAATGCAAGTTTAAAAGGTAGTCGATTGTTGGCCCAATGTTATTATTTAACTAAAGATTTGAAATACCTCGAAATCGCCAAAAGAACCATGTCTTTTGTTATGAAAAATCAAAGGGAGGATGGTGCTTGGGTTTATTCCAAATCGAAAGAAGGCGGCTGGGTTGACAATTATCACACCGGATATGTTTTAGATTGTGCTAAGGAATATAGCCAATTAACCGGTGATATAGGTTTCAACCAACAAATCCAAACCGGATTTGAATATTATCTGCGTCATTTCTTTTTAGATTCCGGAATGCCCAAATTTTACGACAAAGAGACCTATCCCATAGATTGCACCTCAGCAGCACAAAGCATCCTTACCTTAGTTAAGTTTAACAAAATTGAACTAGCAGACAAAGTAGCCAACTGGATGATGAAAGAAATGCAAGATCAGGAAGGTTACTTTTATTTTAGAAAATTCAAACATCACACTGAACGTCAATCATTTATGCGATGGAGCAATGCTTGGATGTTTGCAGCCTTATCAACCCTTTTGAAAACTCATGAAAACTAG
- a CDS encoding DUF354 domain-containing protein, translating to MNFLIYLGHPAHYHLFKNSLKGLINEGHQVKILIKKKDVLETLLKADNWEYVNIMKGERGDKKWQIALSLLKRDWEMWRIVRSFKPDVMAGTSAEITHIGKLLGIPSIVVNEDDAEVVPLFAQLAYPFATKILAPNCCKVGKWEYKKIGYESYHELAYLHPNNFTPDPSYKEKYNLGDSYFIIRLAKLNAHHDAGRKGITTQIARDIIDRLTPHGKVWITSERALEPEFEPYRIAVPPSEIHHVMAFANIYIGDSQTMAAEAAVMGVPAIRFNDFVGEIGYLNELENKYQLGFGIRANDSQKMLQTLEKLLQSDYKSEWKNKRQRMLNEKIDLSQFLTNVLVETAHKK from the coding sequence ATGAACTTTTTAATTTATTTAGGACATCCGGCACATTATCATCTTTTCAAGAATTCCCTTAAAGGATTAATTAACGAAGGTCATCAAGTTAAAATCTTAATTAAAAAAAAGGATGTATTAGAAACCTTATTGAAGGCAGATAATTGGGAATATGTGAACATTATGAAAGGAGAGCGAGGAGATAAAAAATGGCAAATTGCTCTTAGTCTGCTCAAAAGAGATTGGGAAATGTGGAGGATTGTTCGCTCATTTAAACCGGATGTAATGGCTGGCACATCTGCAGAAATTACGCATATAGGTAAGCTTCTTGGAATTCCTTCCATAGTGGTGAATGAAGATGATGCAGAAGTAGTTCCTTTATTTGCCCAATTAGCCTACCCCTTCGCAACTAAAATATTGGCGCCTAATTGCTGTAAAGTTGGGAAATGGGAATACAAAAAAATCGGATATGAAAGCTACCACGAACTAGCCTACTTGCATCCGAATAATTTCACTCCCGATCCATCCTATAAAGAAAAATACAATTTAGGCGATAGCTATTTCATAATTAGACTTGCCAAATTAAATGCACACCATGATGCAGGAAGAAAGGGGATAACTACTCAAATTGCACGAGACATTATTGACCGATTAACTCCTCATGGCAAGGTTTGGATTACTTCAGAAAGGGCATTAGAACCGGAGTTTGAACCTTACCGCATTGCTGTTCCACCTTCTGAAATTCACCATGTGATGGCTTTTGCCAATATTTACATAGGTGATAGCCAAACCATGGCAGCAGAAGCTGCTGTAATGGGAGTTCCTGCAATTAGATTTAACGATTTTGTTGGTGAAATTGGATATTTAAACGAATTAGAAAACAAATACCAACTTGGTTTTGGAATTAGAGCTAATGATTCTCAGAAAATGCTGCAAACATTAGAAAAGCTTTTGCAATCGGATTATAAGTCTGAATGGAAGAATAAGAGGCAGCGGATGCTAAATGAAAAAATTGACCTCTCTCAATTTCTAACGAATGTCCTAGTTGAAACCGCTCACAAGAAATAA
- the wecB gene encoding UDP-N-acetylglucosamine 2-epimerase (non-hydrolyzing) — MKKIISVVGARPNFMKVAPIHKAFQAYTDKVQHLICHTGQHFDAKMSEVFFEQLEMPKPHFFLGIGGGSHAEQTAKIMIEFEKIVLSEKPDLVIVVGDVNSTMACTVVTSKLGVKTAHVEAGLRSFDREMPEEINRLVTDVLADYLFTTEEKAHQNLLREGISEDKIFFCGNVMIDSLVHFLPKIEKSSILTQLGLEPGKFILCTFHRPSNVDSQESLTQLVGLLNSLGSERKVVFPIHPRTSNNLKKFGLDSNLSANLILTEPIGYLDFLHLTKHAELIVTDSGGVQEESTWLGVQCITVRDNTERPITVDVGTNQLIGTDLTKVLDASLKILQGYKKQGGIPYLWDGKAAERITEIVVNQLLR; from the coding sequence ATGAAAAAAATAATTTCAGTAGTAGGTGCTAGACCTAATTTTATGAAGGTTGCACCGATACACAAAGCCTTTCAAGCATATACCGATAAAGTCCAACATCTGATTTGTCATACAGGTCAACACTTTGATGCTAAAATGTCTGAGGTGTTTTTCGAACAACTCGAAATGCCAAAACCTCATTTTTTCCTTGGCATTGGAGGGGGATCACATGCAGAGCAAACTGCCAAAATCATGATTGAATTTGAAAAAATAGTTCTTTCAGAGAAACCGGATTTGGTCATTGTAGTTGGAGATGTAAATTCTACCATGGCATGTACGGTGGTAACTTCTAAATTAGGAGTAAAAACAGCCCATGTGGAAGCTGGATTGAGAAGTTTTGATCGTGAAATGCCGGAGGAAATCAATAGGTTGGTTACCGATGTTTTAGCCGATTACCTCTTCACTACCGAAGAAAAAGCTCACCAAAACTTACTTAGAGAAGGAATTTCAGAAGATAAAATTTTCTTTTGTGGCAATGTAATGATTGATAGTTTGGTTCATTTCTTACCCAAAATTGAGAAATCAAGCATTTTGACTCAATTGGGTTTGGAACCGGGTAAATTTATCCTTTGCACCTTCCATCGCCCCAGCAATGTTGACAGTCAAGAAAGTCTAACCCAATTAGTTGGTTTGTTAAACTCCCTTGGGTCTGAAAGAAAGGTTGTATTTCCTATTCACCCTAGAACTAGCAACAATTTAAAGAAATTTGGTTTAGATTCTAATTTAAGTGCTAACCTGATCTTAACCGAACCGATTGGCTACCTTGATTTTCTGCATCTTACCAAACATGCGGAATTAATTGTAACCGATAGCGGTGGAGTTCAGGAAGAAAGCACCTGGTTAGGTGTTCAATGCATAACAGTAAGAGATAATACAGAAAGGCCGATAACGGTGGATGTTGGCACCAACCAACTCATTGGTACTGACCTTACTAAAGTATTAGATGCTTCGTTGAAAATTCTTCAAGGTTATAAAAAGCAAGGAGGGATTCCATATCTTTGGGATGGAAAAGCCGCAGAACGAATTACGGAAATCGTGGTTAACCAACTTCTTCGATGA
- a CDS encoding MFS transporter: protein MSITRKQTLLVVIAALGYFVDIYDLTLFGIVRKPSLLELGIAENELRVVGSVLFNWQMAGMLLGGLIFGVFGDIKGRVSVLFGSIFLYSTANILNGFVQTIDQYAALRFIAGIGLAGELGAGITLVSESMHKDKRGWGTMVIVTFGALGAVLASIIGDKFNWRTSYYIGGGLGLALLVLRVGTFESGMFSQVKQSGIERGAFHKIFYDSKRTIKYLACVLIGVPIWYIIGILIIFSPELSKAMQVDGIVEAPKAVMYAYLGLSAGDFLSGILSQLLKSRRNVILGFVFFSSACIAYYLAVPGMSLNTFYFMCFLLGTSTGYWALFATVAAEQFGTNIRATVATTVPNFVRGSAVLLTSGFNALVPGWGLLAAAAVLGVISMSLAVLGTLTISETFGKDLDYTESL from the coding sequence ATGAGTATTACCCGAAAGCAGACCTTATTGGTTGTAATTGCAGCCCTTGGATATTTTGTAGATATCTATGACCTTACCTTATTTGGTATTGTTAGAAAGCCTAGCCTGTTAGAATTAGGAATTGCTGAAAATGAATTAAGGGTTGTTGGAAGTGTATTGTTTAATTGGCAAATGGCAGGTATGTTATTAGGTGGGCTCATTTTTGGAGTTTTTGGGGATATTAAAGGGCGGGTTTCTGTATTGTTCGGGTCTATTTTTTTATATTCTACGGCCAATATTTTGAATGGATTTGTTCAAACAATTGACCAGTATGCGGCTTTACGATTTATTGCAGGTATTGGATTGGCAGGGGAGTTGGGTGCTGGAATAACCTTGGTTTCTGAATCTATGCACAAGGATAAACGTGGCTGGGGAACCATGGTAATTGTTACGTTTGGCGCTTTGGGTGCAGTATTAGCATCCATCATAGGCGACAAGTTTAATTGGCGTACCTCTTACTATATCGGAGGAGGTTTAGGATTAGCCTTATTAGTATTAAGAGTTGGAACATTTGAGTCGGGAATGTTTTCACAGGTGAAACAAAGTGGTATAGAGCGTGGGGCATTTCATAAAATATTTTATGATTCAAAGCGAACCATTAAATACTTAGCTTGTGTATTAATTGGTGTTCCAATTTGGTACATAATAGGCATCCTAATTATCTTTTCTCCTGAACTATCCAAAGCAATGCAAGTTGATGGTATAGTCGAAGCCCCCAAAGCTGTTATGTATGCCTATTTAGGTTTGAGTGCAGGCGATTTCTTGAGCGGAATCCTTAGTCAACTGCTTAAATCAAGGCGTAATGTAATTTTGGGATTTGTATTTTTTAGTTCAGCTTGTATTGCTTATTACCTGGCTGTTCCGGGTATGAGCCTCAACACATTTTATTTTATGTGTTTTTTACTTGGAACTTCAACCGGATACTGGGCTTTATTTGCCACGGTTGCAGCAGAACAATTTGGTACTAATATTCGAGCCACTGTGGCAACCACGGTTCCTAATTTTGTTAGAGGTTCCGCTGTATTGCTCACTTCAGGTTTTAATGCATTGGTTCCAGGGTGGGGTTTGCTTGCAGCAGCAGCTGTATTAGGGGTTATCAGTATGAGTTTGGCCGTGCTTGGAACACTGACCATTTCTGAAACCTTCGGTAAAGACCTGGATTATACTGAATCGTTATAA
- a CDS encoding beta-ketoacyl-ACP synthase III, giving the protein MQGKAYITRLAKFLPNEPIENEEMEQYLGMVGNEPSKARRIVLRSNGITKRYYVLDRNGQLSHNNAQLAAKAIENLYGNGFSVENLEMIACGTSLTDHILPSLASAVHGEIKGRPMEIFAQAGACCSGMHALKFGYLSVISGNTQNAVSTGSEMISPMFLSKNYEPEYEKLKELEERPIIAFEKEFLRWMLSDGAGAALIENKPNSEGLSLEINWIETVSFAHELETCMYAAASKRNQDGSLKGWKEFGPHDLIEQGVMAIKQDVRLLEKNIAQTGAKELSKIMAKRGLKAEEIDYLLPHISSEFFRKKVADALDENGIGVPQEKWFTNLTKVGNVGAASIYLMLEELFYSGQLQKGQKVLCLVPESARFSYAFALLTVC; this is encoded by the coding sequence TTGCAAGGAAAAGCCTATATAACCAGATTAGCCAAGTTTTTGCCCAACGAACCCATTGAAAATGAAGAGATGGAGCAATACTTAGGCATGGTCGGAAACGAACCATCCAAAGCCCGAAGAATAGTTCTTCGAAGCAATGGAATAACCAAACGATATTACGTATTGGACCGCAACGGTCAGTTAAGCCACAACAATGCCCAACTCGCTGCAAAAGCCATTGAAAACCTTTATGGAAATGGATTTTCAGTTGAAAATTTGGAAATGATTGCTTGTGGAACTTCGCTAACTGATCATATTTTACCTTCTCTGGCCTCTGCTGTACATGGAGAAATTAAAGGTAGACCCATGGAAATTTTTGCCCAAGCCGGGGCTTGTTGTTCAGGAATGCATGCTTTAAAATTTGGCTACCTTTCTGTTATAAGCGGCAACACACAAAATGCCGTTTCTACCGGTTCGGAAATGATCTCGCCCATGTTTCTTTCCAAAAATTATGAGCCTGAATACGAGAAATTAAAAGAATTGGAAGAGCGCCCAATTATAGCTTTTGAAAAGGAATTTTTACGTTGGATGTTAAGCGACGGTGCTGGTGCTGCCTTGATTGAAAACAAACCCAATTCAGAAGGACTTTCTTTGGAAATCAATTGGATTGAAACCGTTTCATTTGCTCATGAATTGGAAACTTGTATGTATGCCGCAGCAAGTAAAAGAAATCAAGATGGAAGTTTGAAAGGTTGGAAAGAGTTTGGCCCTCACGACTTAATTGAACAAGGCGTTATGGCTATAAAGCAGGATGTTCGGTTATTGGAAAAAAACATTGCCCAAACCGGAGCCAAGGAACTTTCGAAAATAATGGCTAAACGGGGCTTGAAAGCTGAAGAAATTGATTATTTGCTACCCCATATTTCTTCTGAATTTTTTAGAAAAAAAGTGGCTGATGCCCTAGATGAAAATGGAATTGGTGTCCCTCAGGAAAAATGGTTTACCAATTTAACCAAAGTTGGAAATGTTGGGGCTGCCTCCATTTACCTTATGTTGGAAGAATTGTTTTATTCAGGACAATTACAAAAAGGACAGAAAGTTCTTTGCTTAGTTCCTGAAAGTGCCCGTTTTTCCTATGCATTTGCTTTATTAACTGTTTGTTAA